From the genome of Cuculus canorus isolate bCucCan1 unplaced genomic scaffold, bCucCan1.pri scaffold_88_arrow_ctg1, whole genome shotgun sequence:
ATTTAACCAtggtttctctttctccttctagggAAACACTGAGGTTCTGCAGCATGGCTTTACGTTTCCGTGATGTTCTGTTCTATGCCGTTCCTGGAGCGGTGGGACTTCTTGGGTGCTGGTGGATCTACTCCCgtatgaagaaaaaagcactAAGCCCtaaggaagggcaggaggagaaagtgcAGGAGAAAGATCCTCATAGCCTGCCCATCTCGGCGAAGGAGGAATGCCGAGAGAAAGAAACCTCGGcctctgtgctgccagcagggGCAACAATGCCCGTTACCTCTCCAGAGAAGTGGGaagcctgggagaaggagctgatggagaaggaggccaggctggctcagcgagagcagcagctccagagatgGTGGCAGGATCTGGAGCGCGAGCgcaaggagctggagctggagaaggccTCCCTCCAACTCAAAGGCCAGAGCCAGGTAAATGCTGCCAGAGTTCACCTTGCTGGGGAAGGCGTGCCCTCCGGGAACTCGTGGGCCATCTGCACACCTGCAGAGATTGACAGATGCCAGCCCAGACTCAGACAGGCAGGGTCTGGTATTTCTGGCTCTTTCCTTGCCCAGGATGTGTAGGACTGTGTTTTTGGCTCCTCCAGCACTGTCAGGAGGGGGTTTCAACATCCCAAATTCTGCCcatttctttgtgctgtgtgctggcagacagcagagcagagggagctggTGTGCAAAGCAGATTCCCTGGCCAGTCCCCCAGTCCCAGGAGGTCGATGTTGCCTTTGCCACTGGCCTTCACCCCATGGGTGCTCAACTCTGGGGAGTGATTGGGCGGATGGGACATCCTTctcagaaggagatggagctttCTGGGTtaccagcacctccagctgcCATGAAAGCCACTTGTGAGGCTGAGAAATGCTGGGGAATGCTGTTTGTACACTGACATCTGTCTCCAAAACTGTTCTCAAGATCTGCCCAAGAGAAGGGTGTTGTCCACAGCCAGAAGGAGCAGCGCCCACACTGACCTTGCTAAGTGCATCTCTCAGCCAGCCGGGGTTCATGCTTTCACGCCTGTGCCCCAGtctggctgaggagagcaagCGTCCCTTGGCAAAACGCGGGCTGAGTGAGATCCTCGAGGCTGTTGTCGATGGCTTGTTTGCATCTCACTCGTTCTGAATGGAATTGGCtcagagctggagaaaaatTACTTGTCAGCTGTTGGATTGTGGCATGGAAATGCTTGTGGTGCCTGAGCAGAGGAATTGTGGAGCTCAGCAGTCGGCCCTGGGAAGCAAATCCTCAGGGCAGggcttcctccctcccagcccggCTCCTGATCAGGCCAGGAGTTTTCTGAGCACCCAGCGAAGCTGTTGCATCATTGAACAGATGCTGACATGTGAGGGGCATGGATACtgtgggagaggctgagtggtGAAATAACGGCGAGggctggaggatgaggacaaggaGGCCCGTTTTCAAGACGGGAATCCTTCTGGCATTGCAGAGCTGTTCACATAGAGTTGATTGAGGCCTTGTTGGATGTTGGTTTGCTCTTCCCATTGAATGCATGGGCTCAATCACATCCTGAGACCAGGAAACAAAAAGTCAGGAAAGGTGTGTTTGCTCTCACCTTCCGTTTGGGAAGGCTTCCTGTAGCACgtgcagctgcagtgctgagtACTGGCATTCCCAGGCTGGAGAGGCTCGCTTCTCCTTGGCCTTCTGCCACCGTCCCTGTGCATGAACGCTGCCGGAGGAGCCTTGATCTGGAGAGCTTAGAGAGTATTTGCCCTTGTCTCTTCCTGTGCCTGTATTCTTTGTCACAGCTGAGAGGGCTTCTCCCTTTGCTTTGCCTGGATGGGGACCGCTCTTGAGCCGCTGAGCGGGCTGGATGTTCACCAGAACAAcctctgtctctgagcagtctgGGACACCTTTCCTCCCCAGGGTCTCTGCTGGCCTCTTCCATGACCAAGggaacaacttttctttttctttacagattcCCAATCCACTGAAGAAACTCACAAGAGTCCTCACCCAGTCTGGGGCCACTGAGTCCTCCAAGGAGAAGAGCCCTGCTCGTCCTCAGCAAGGCCACATAGATTCAGAACCGTCTGTCTCCCCAAAACGGAACACTCTCCTAATgacactgaaagagaaaagccctttccgTTCTCCTGATAAAACCAAATCgatggaccaggctgctgaggaagagcCCAGATGCGAGAATGCTCCTTCAGTTCAGCCAAAACCAAGGAGAAGGAGTAGGAGAGGGAAACAAAAGGAGGACTGTTAAGTCCCTTTCAGAAATACTCCGAGTTTCTTAAATACCAATGGGATCGAGTTTGGATGAAATGACACCAACGATCCTTTTCCACAGCTGCTTGCATTTGACATGTGCATTGTCTCAGGCGATGGCTGAGGCTGTTTGGAAATAGGTGTTTGTTGGTTtgtaggaagaaataaagaatcttagaatcatagaatgtcttGAGTGTGAAGGGACTTtcttctgatatccaatctaaacctcccctggtgcatcttcctgaCATTCGCTTGGGTGGACAAGGTGTCATGTGGCCAGGTGTGTCTCTCAAAAACTCCTAATGCAGTAGGAAGACAATGGCCACAAAGGGGGCTGTGAGATCACTTCTGCCTCTGGAGGGGACAGGCCAACAGCAGGAATACGGCTGGGAAATGGACTGTGAGGTAACCActttctgaagcagctgataGGTCAGCCCTTGACTCACGGCTGGGATTTGTGCTTCTAAGCTCAGGTCTGGCAGTGTCTCTGACAGGCCAGCAGAAGGCATCTGGTTTCTCCATTGACTATGAGATCCCATGGAAAATTTAGGTCATAGAACTGTGGGAACGTAGAAGACCTGGATCATAAAAGAACTGGGACATAGAAGAATCGTGTAATAGCAGTTTCATAGAAGTATTGAAGGAGAGTCAGACCCTAGGAGAGTCGGGCATAGAAAAGTCATAGAAGATTTGGGTCAGGGAAAGGTTGTAGAAGAGTCGAGTAATAGAGGAACTGGGTCTTAGAAGGGTCATAGATGCGTTGGGTCATATGAGTGTTGGGTTGTAGAAGGGtcagagagcagtaaggtcgCAGAACACTTGAGTCACAGAATGGGATGATCACTGAATGGTCATAGAAGTGTCcggtcatagaagagtcatagaagagtttggtcaTAGTAGAGTTGGGTCACGGAAGGATCAGAGAAGAGTCACACAAGAGTGGGGTCATGGAAGAGTCAGGCCATAGAGGAGCTGGGTCACTGAACTGTAATGGAAGTGTTGGGTCGTGGAAGGGTCAGGTCACAGATGTGTAGGGGTCATAGAGGAGTCATAGAAGATTTGGGTCATTGAAGGGTCGTGTCACAGAGGGACTGAAGAAGACTCAGGGTATAGAATTGTTGTAGAAGAGCTGGCTGATAGAAGGGTAGGGTTAAAAGTGTCATGTCATAGAACAGTAATAGAATAACAATGTCATCAAAGCTTAGTGTCATAGAAGAATCGGGTTATAGAAGGGTCATAGGAGTTTTGGGTCATATGAGGGTCAGATCATAGAAGTGTTTGGTCAGAGAAGAACTGGGTCACAGTACTGTTAAGTTGTACAAGTGTCAGGTCACAGAAGGATTACAGAAGAGTTGAGTCAAAAAGAATTGAGTCATAGAAGTATAGGATCATAGGAGAGCTGGGCCATAGAATAATAAGAAtagggtcatagaagagttgggtccAAGAAGGATCATAGAAAAGTTGGGTTATAGAAGAGTAGTCTCACAGGAGAGCgatagaagagtcaggtcatacAAAAGTCAGGTCATAGTAGAGTCATAAGAGTCAAGTCTTTCAAGAGtagggtcatagaagagtcatatTTCAGAAGGGTCATAGGAGAGTCAGGTGCCAGAAGATTCATGATAGAGTTGGGTCATACAAGAGTCAGGGCACAGAAGGGCTGGAACGTTCAAGGCTTGGTTCGAGAAGTGGCCCTGCTGGGAGCACAGAGAGGGAACCAGGACTGACCAGACAGGTAAGCCAGGACGCACTCCCCTGGGGAAAGGGATgtccctggagaagagcaagggAACATTTCTGTACCTGCAGAGAAGAATCCTTGAGAAGGAGAATCCTCTTCCTGCAGGCCCTCGTGTGGGGCAGGccgctctgctgctgagctcagaCTGTCTGTTACTGCAGCTAAAGTAAGCTCAAAGCCCCAAACACCCTAAAGCCAACCAAGTCCTAAGGCCTCTTGGCTTAATACAGAACCATTGGCTGTTACTAGCAATGGCAACGCAGTGTTGAAGGGTATCCCAGGCTGCACAATAGATCCACTGAATCACACTAAGTAACAGACAGTGCCTTCtgaagacagacagagagaagaTCTCTAACAAGCTTCAAGTTCCTCAGCATTTGAGCATCAAAGAAACCTGCATGCTTATTGCCACCCGTA
Proteins encoded in this window:
- the LOC128850823 gene encoding A-kinase anchor protein 13-like, which produces MVSLSPSRETLRFCSMALRFRDVLFYAVPGAVGLLGCWWIYSRMKKKALSPKEGQEEKVQEKDPHSLPISAKEECREKETSASVLPAGATMPVTSPEKWEAWEKELMEKEARLAQREQQLQRWWQDLERERKELELEKASLQLKGQSQIPNPLKKLTRVLTQSGATESSKEKSPARPQQGHIDSEPSVSPKRNTLLMTLKEKSPFRSPDKTKSMDQAAEEEPRCENAPSVQPKPRRRSRRGKQKEDC